In Methanosarcina siciliae T4/M, one genomic interval encodes:
- a CDS encoding HAD family hydrolase, with protein MSEILSLWNETPAKKAIINYVNAVINPESADFVPEAERIAILDNDGTMWVEKPMYVQLFFVIDRLKQMAEADPALLDQPHFKAAATDDLTYFFRLDPHAGGDFKELMKTVFDSHAGMSQDDFMLMAKEFLETAKHPRFGMLYKDLTYKPMVELAHYLADNGFKVFLASGGGMSFLRTVSEEIYSIPKERVIGSNISFETRMTDEGPVIFRKKGLVDPIDDGAGKPVNIELHIGRKPILAAGNSDGDLHMLWLAQKSGQNSLSLLLRHDDAKREYAYDEGSEKTLQMVKERDWIVISMKDDWKKVF; from the coding sequence ATGTCCGAAATTCTCTCGTTGTGGAACGAAACACCAGCTAAGAAAGCAATCATCAATTACGTAAACGCCGTCATAAATCCTGAAAGCGCTGATTTTGTGCCGGAAGCCGAGCGAATTGCCATCCTGGACAACGATGGAACCATGTGGGTTGAGAAGCCCATGTATGTTCAGCTTTTCTTTGTCATAGACCGGCTGAAACAGATGGCTGAGGCAGACCCTGCGCTCCTGGACCAGCCACACTTTAAGGCAGCGGCAACGGACGACCTGACCTACTTTTTCAGGCTTGATCCTCATGCTGGCGGCGATTTTAAAGAGCTGATGAAGACCGTCTTTGATTCTCATGCCGGCATGTCTCAGGACGATTTCATGCTTATGGCTAAAGAGTTCCTGGAGACTGCCAAACATCCCCGTTTTGGCATGCTGTACAAAGATCTGACATACAAGCCGATGGTTGAGCTCGCGCACTACCTGGCCGATAACGGCTTTAAGGTCTTCCTGGCGTCCGGTGGCGGTATGAGCTTCTTGCGTACAGTCTCGGAGGAGATCTACAGCATCCCAAAAGAGCGGGTTATCGGCAGCAACATCTCATTTGAGACCCGGATGACTGATGAGGGACCGGTAATTTTTCGCAAGAAAGGCCTGGTCGATCCTATTGACGACGGAGCAGGCAAGCCGGTCAATATCGAGCTGCATATTGGCCGCAAGCCCATTCTGGCTGCCGGCAATTCGGATGGAGATCTGCATATGCTGTGGCTTGCACAGAAAAGCGGTCAAAACTCTCTATCGTTGTTGCTCCGCCATGATGACGCAAAGCGCGAGTATGCCTACGATGAGGGAAGTGAGAAGACGCTGCAGATGGTAAAGGAACGGGACTGGATCGTGATCAGCATGAAGGATGATTGGAAGAAAGTGTTCTGA
- a CDS encoding sulfatase-like hydrolase/transferase: protein MIEYKPGKPFPGVIGRTLDESSTAWPRPTRDGEGAPNVIFFILDDVGYGQISVLGGICETPNLERLANRALRYTNMQTTALCSPTRGCELTGRNHHTLGLSAITELSMGYRRTDQRR from the coding sequence TTGATAGAATACAAGCCCGGAAAACCTTTTCCTGGCGTTATCGGAAGGACACTTGACGAATCCTCAACTGCCTGGCCCAGGCCGACAAGGGACGGAGAAGGTGCACCAAATGTGATATTTTTTATTCTGGACGACGTGGGTTACGGGCAGATATCAGTTTTAGGGGGAATCTGCGAAACGCCCAACCTGGAAAGGCTGGCAAACCGGGCCCTGCGCTATACCAACATGCAGACCACAGCGCTCTGTTCTCCTACTCGGGGCTGTGAACTGACAGGCAGGAACCACCATACTCTGGGGCTCTCCGCCATCACCGAACTTTCCATGGGCTACAGGAGAACTGATCAAAGACGATGA
- a CDS encoding YqhA family protein, giving the protein MKVVKFIARMRYFVLIPVIGLAITACVLFIKGGVDLVLFMGELVTGMTDVNPEVNIIVEIVETVHLFLVGTVLFVTSIGLYQLFIQPLPLPGWLEINDIEELELNLVGLTVVVLGVNFLGVIFKPPETNLAVYGIGYALPIAALAYFIKVRSYVKDGQEGSLKDRSEADSTNNKSNMLSHEKKD; this is encoded by the coding sequence ATGAAAGTTGTGAAATTTATTGCCAGAATGAGATACTTTGTACTGATTCCCGTCATCGGGCTGGCAATTACTGCCTGTGTTTTGTTTATTAAAGGCGGCGTAGATCTGGTTCTCTTTATGGGTGAACTGGTTACCGGAATGACAGATGTAAACCCGGAGGTGAACATAATTGTTGAAATTGTGGAGACAGTACATCTCTTCCTGGTCGGTACGGTACTCTTCGTGACCTCTATCGGGCTCTACCAGCTGTTTATTCAGCCGCTCCCTTTACCAGGCTGGCTGGAGATAAATGACATTGAGGAACTGGAACTGAACCTGGTGGGGCTTACCGTTGTCGTGCTGGGGGTTAACTTCCTGGGCGTTATTTTTAAACCCCCGGAAACAAACCTGGCTGTCTATGGAATAGGATATGCCTTACCTATCGCAGCCCTTGCTTACTTCATTAAGGTACGTTCATACGTAAAGGACGGTCAGGAAGGAAGTTTGAAAGACAGGAGCGAAGCGGATTCCACAA